A window from Triticum aestivum cultivar Chinese Spring chromosome 6D, IWGSC CS RefSeq v2.1, whole genome shotgun sequence encodes these proteins:
- the LOC123144392 gene encoding allene oxide synthase 4, which translates to MTSKVANSSGSNNADAKLSPSGLPVREVPGGYGVPFLSPLRDRLDYYYFQGAEEYFRSRIARNGGATVLRVNMPPGPFITTDSRVVAFLDARSFSVLLDDAKVDKTDTLDGTFMPSLALFGGYRPLAFLDAADPHHAALKRVMISLAAARMHHVAPAFRTAFGAVFDAADAGLGDGPVQFNKLNEHHMFDFTCSALFGGTPPSKAMGDGAVTKAIKWLGVQLHPLASKIIKPWLLEDLLLHTFRLPPLLVRRDYADLTAYFAEAAAGVLNDADKAQSGISRDELLHNLVFTAIFNAYGGFKIFLPHVIKWLARAGPALHARLASEVRAAVPNGSDITVPAVDKMPLVKSVVWEALRMNPPVEFQYGRARQDLVVESHDAAYRVRKGEMLFGYQPLATRDERVFKQAGEFVPDRFVGGEGRLLGNVVWSNGPENSEPAEGNKQCPGKDVVVAVGRLMVAELFRRYDTFTADVKEMPLEPVVTFTSLTRAKAE; encoded by the coding sequence ATGACGTCCAAGGTAGCCAACAGCTCCGGCAGCAACAATGCGGATGCCAAGCTATCGCCGTCGGGGCTCCCCGTCCGGGAGGTCCCGGGCGGCTACGGCGTTCCCTTCTTGTCGCCGCTGCGCGACCGCCTTGACTACTACTACTTCCAGGGCGCGGAGGAGTACTTCCGCTCCCGCATCGCCCGGAACGGCGGCGCCACCGTGCTGCGCGTCAACATGCCCCCCGGGCCGTTCATCACCACCGACTCCCGCGTCGTCGCCTTCCTCGACGCGCGCAGCTTCAGCGTGCTCCTCGACGACGCCAAGGTCGACAAGACCGACACGCTCGACGGGACCTTCATGCCCTCCCTCGCGCTCTTCGGCGGCTACCGCCCGCTCGCCTTCCTCGACGCTGCCGACCCCCACCACGCCGCGCTCAAGCGCGTCATGATCAGCCTCGCCGCCGCGCGGATGCACCACGTCGCGCCGGCCTTCCGCACCGCTTTCGGCGCCGTGTTCGACGCCGCCGACGCCGGCCTCGGCGACGGCCCCGTCCAGTTCAACAAGCTCAACGAGCACCACATGTTCGACTTCACCTGCTCCGCGCTGTTCGGCGGCACGCCGCCGAGCAAGGCCATGGGCGACGGCGCCGTGACCAAGGCCATCAAGTGGCTCGGCGTGCAGCTGCACCCGCTCGCCAGTAAGATCATCAAGCCGTGGCTGCTCGAGGATCTCCTTCTCCACACCTTCCGCCTGCCGCCGTTGCTGGTTCGCCGGGACTACGCCGACCTGACAGCCTACTTCGCCGAAGCTGCCGCCGGCGTTCTCAACGACGCCGACAAGGCTCAGTCCGGCATCTCACGCGACGAGCTCCTCCACAACCTAGTCTTCACCGCCATCTTCAACGCCTACGGAGGCTTCAAGATCTTCCTGCCGCACGTCATCAAGTGGCTAGCCCGCGCCGGCCCGGCTCTGCACGCCAGGCTCGCCAGCGAGGTCCGCGCCGCCGTGCCCAACGGCAGCGACATCACCGTGCCCGCCGTCGACAAGATGCCGCTGGTGAAGTCGGTGGTGTGGGAGGCGCTGCGCATGAACCCGCCGGTGGAGTTTCAGTACGGCCGCGCGCGCCAGGACCTGGTGGTCGAGAGCCACGACGCCGCCTACCGGGTGCGCAAGGGCGAGATGCTCTTCGGGTACCAGCCTCTGGCGACCCGCGACGAGCgcgtgttcaagcaggccggcgaGTTCGTCCCTGACCGGTTCGTGGGCGGCGAAGGGCGGCTGCTCGGGAACGTGGTGTGGTCGAACGGGCCGGAGAACAGCGAGCCGGCGGAGGGGAACAAGCAGTGCCCCGGGAAGGACGTGGTGGTGGCGGTCGGGAGGCTAATGGTGGCGGAGCTGTTCCGGCGGTACGACACATTCACCGCCGACGTGAAGGAGATGCCGCTAGAGCCGGTGGTGACGTTCACTTCGCTGACCAGGGCCAAGGCAGAGTGA